In Treponema primitia ZAS-2, a genomic segment contains:
- the murB gene encoding UDP-N-acetylmuramate dehydrogenase: MSYSKAVLEALIERLPSEITALLAQDDLKYDEPLSTHTTFKVGGPADLWIRPRGEAFPPIAVALLDLARTQGIPLFILGGGANLVVSDSGLRGIVLDTTGWTGCDFSPDEATAASGSVLIRAGTRVDDALEAAAREGWGGLEFLAGMPGTLGGAVWMNARCFDRQVSDVLLETEILDEKLNRISLFPGKGDFSYKKSPFQTRDVLILAARFRLQRREKLEIQGDMEKHRRDREEKGHYRFPSAGSAFKNNRDFGKPTGKIIDELGLRGLSVGGAQIAPWHGNFIINTGNARAADIRELTSLTAEKVKAALGIELEPEIIFVGDFNP, translated from the coding sequence TTGAGTTACAGTAAAGCAGTACTGGAGGCCCTGATCGAAAGGCTCCCCTCTGAAATCACGGCTCTGCTAGCCCAGGATGACCTGAAATACGACGAACCCCTGTCGACCCATACCACCTTTAAGGTCGGCGGCCCGGCGGATCTTTGGATACGGCCCCGGGGCGAGGCTTTCCCACCTATTGCCGTAGCCCTGCTGGATCTGGCCCGAACCCAGGGTATACCCCTCTTTATCCTGGGGGGCGGGGCAAATTTGGTGGTATCCGACTCGGGGCTCCGGGGGATAGTGCTGGACACCACCGGATGGACCGGCTGCGACTTCAGCCCCGACGAAGCTACAGCTGCCTCGGGCAGCGTTTTGATCCGGGCGGGGACAAGGGTGGATGATGCCCTAGAAGCCGCTGCCCGTGAAGGCTGGGGGGGGCTTGAATTCCTGGCGGGAATGCCCGGCACCCTGGGAGGGGCGGTGTGGATGAACGCCCGGTGCTTCGATAGGCAGGTCTCGGATGTACTTTTGGAAACCGAAATACTGGATGAAAAACTGAATAGAATCAGCCTTTTCCCCGGGAAAGGGGATTTTTCCTATAAAAAAAGCCCCTTCCAAACCAGGGATGTCCTGATTCTGGCCGCCCGGTTCAGGCTTCAACGCCGGGAAAAGCTGGAAATACAGGGTGATATGGAAAAACATCGCCGAGACCGGGAGGAGAAGGGGCATTACCGCTTCCCTTCGGCGGGGTCAGCCTTTAAGAACAACCGGGATTTCGGGAAACCCACAGGAAAGATCATCGATGAACTGGGCCTGAGGGGCCTTTCTGTAGGAGGGGCCCAAATTGCGCCCTGGCACGGGAACTTTATTATCAACACCGGGAACGCCAGGGCTGCTGATATTCGGGAACTGACATCCCTAACGGCGGAAAAGGTAAAGGCCGCCCTGGGGATTGAATTGGAACCGGAAATTATTTTTGTCGGAGATTTTAATCCCTGA